In Archocentrus centrarchus isolate MPI-CPG fArcCen1 chromosome 16, fArcCen1, whole genome shotgun sequence, a single window of DNA contains:
- the LOC115794689 gene encoding tyrosine-protein phosphatase non-receptor type 2-like isoform X1, with product MEQEFEDIDSSGRWQNLYNEIRNQASEYPYKVAKLPVNRNLNRYRDVSPYDHSRVKLENSENDYINASLVFVKEAQRAYILSQGPLRNTCGHFWLMIWEQSSKAVIMLNRVIEKGSEKCAQYWPTSEELQMSFTDTGFVVRLLSEEDQSHYTIRVLELENTKTGESREIYHFHYTTWPDFGVPESPASFLNFLFKVRESGSLGSEHGPSVVHCSAGIGRSGTFALVDTCLVLASQRVARRYKETKPTKENEQNKQQMDKRKNPSVDIQKVLLGMREYRMGLIQTPDQLRFSYMAVIEGARLIPMDNSVTQNKLRQLSRDDLEPDSPPPPPPPRPHLNDNKTNGPYQESEALSGDHGPAGEPDGQDHNMTENSVYVRKRHREERIASTAQRVQQIKQRLTESDRKREKWQYWRPILLNAGAGAGAVLAIGLLYWMYFQ from the exons ATGGAGCAAGAATTTGAAGACATTGATTCGTCCGGGAGATGGCAAAACCTTTACAAT GAGATCCGCAACCAAGCCAGTGAATATCCCTACAAAGTGGCAAAGCTTCCAGTGAATCGGAATCTAAACCGCTACAGAGATGTCAGCCCAT ATGATCACAGCCGGGTAAAACTTGAAAACTCTGAAAATGACTACATCAATGCAAGTTTAGTCTTTGTGAAAGAGGCCCAAAGAGCGTACATTCTTTCTCAG GGCCCCTTGAGGAATACATGCGGCCATTTCTGGCTGATGATTTGGGAGCAGAGTTCCAAAGCTGTTATAATGCTTAACAGAGTGATTGAAAAAGGATCT GAAAAGTGTGCGCAGTACTGGCCTACCAGTGAGGAGCTACAGATGTCTTTCACAGACACAGGGTTTGTTGTGAGGCTGCTGTCAGAGGAGGACCAATCCCATTACACAATCCGAGTGCTCGAACTGGAAAACACAAAG ACAGGCGAGTCCAGGGAGATCTATCACTTTCACTACACCACGTGGCCTGACTTTGGTGTCCCAGAATCCCCTGCCTCCTTCCTCAACTTCCTCTTCAAGGTTCGGGAGTCCGGTTCACTGGGCTCCGAGCACGGGCCCTCAGTGGTGCACTGCAGCGCTGGGATTGGGCGTTCAGGGACCTTCGCCTTGGTGGATACCTGCCTGGTTTTG GCCTCTCAAAGAGTTGCTAGaagatataaagaaacaaaaccaacaaaGGAAAACGAGCAAAATAAGCAACAA ATGGACAAGAGAAAAAACCCATCAGTGGACATACAAAAGGTGCTACTTGGCATGAGGGAATACCGCATGGGCCTGATCCAGACACCTGACCAGCTCCGCTTCTCATACATGGCTGTGATTGAGGGTGCCAGGCTCATCCCGATGGACAACTCAGTAACACAG AACAAGCTGAGACAGCTGTCCAGAGATGACTTGGAGCCAGATTCgccccctccaccacctccacctagACCTCACCTCAACGACAACAAGACCAACGGACCCTACCAGGAGTCAGAGGCCCTCTCAGGGGACCACGGGCCTGCAGGAGAGCCAGACGGCCAAGACCACAATATGACAGAAAACTCTGTGTA tgtCCGAAAGCGGCACCGCGAGGAGAGGATAGCCAGCACAGCACAGAGGGTCCAACAAATCAAACAGAGACTGACCGAGTCTGACAGGAAACGAGAGAAGTGGCAGTACTGGAGGCCCATCCTGCTCAACGCCGGCGCCGGCGCCGGGGCTGTCTTGGCCATAGGCCTGCTGTACTGGATGTATTTCCAGTGA
- the seh1l gene encoding nucleoporin SEH1 isoform X1, translated as MFVARSIAADHKDLIHDVSYDFHGRRMATCSSDQSVKVWDKSDKGEWHCTASWKTHSGSVWRVTWAHPEFGQVLASCSFDRTAAVWEEIVGESNDKQRGLSHWIKRTTLVDSRTSVTDVKFAPKHMGLMLTTCSADGVVRIYEAPDVMNLSQWSLQHEISCKLSCSCISWNPSSSRAHPPMFAVGSDDSNVAYGGKVQIYEYNENTRKYAKAETLMTVTDAVHDIAFAPNLGRSFHVLAIATKDVRIFKLVPMRKESTSTGPTKFEVQIVAQFDNHNSQVWRVSWNITSTLLASSGDDGCVRLWKANYMDNWKCTGILKGDGSPLTSSSGQPTAMNTVVGSSVQSSQNSLNGMSAGRYFFPPLDPPRAGIVYGHLLPPSSLIEHCDSEPIQPQQQALPHRLSSRALLPLPEAEGQ; from the exons ATGTTTGTAGCGCGTAGCATCGCGGCAGATCATAAAGATCTAATTCACGACGTGTCGTATGATTTTCACGGCCGGAGGATGGCAACCTGCTCCAGCGACCAAAGCGTCAAG GTCTGGGACAAAAGTGACAAGGGAGAGTGGCACTGCACAGCCAGCTGGAAG ACGCACAGTGGATCGGTGTGGCGAGTGACCTGGGCACATCCAGAATTTGGGCAGGTTCTAGCTTCCTGCTCCTTTGACAGAACAGCTGCTGTCTGGGAGGAGATTGTAGGGGAATCCAATGACAAGCAGAGGGGACTGAGCCACTGG ATTAAGAGAACTACACTAGTGGACAGTAGAACTTCAGTGACTGATGTGAAGTTTGCCCCTAAACACATGGGTCTGATGCTGACCACCTGCTCTGCAGACGGGGTGGTGAGGATCTATGAGGCTCCCGATGTGATGAACCTGAGTCAGTGGTCCCTGCAGCATGAGATCTCCTGCAAGCTCAGTTGCAGCTGCATCTCTTGGAACCCCTCCAG CTCTCGCGCCCATCCTCCCATGTTTGCTGTGGGGAGTGACGACAGCAATGTAGCATACGGTGGGAAGGTTCAGATCTATGAGTACAATGAAAACACGCG GAAATATGCCAAAGCAGAGACGCTTATGACGGTCACTGATGCAGTCCATGATATTGCATTTGCTCCTAACCTGGGAAGATCTTTCCATGTGCTCGCCATTGCAACAAAAGATGTTCGAATATTTAAGCTTGTTCCTATGAG GAAGGAGAGCACGTCCACAGGACCCACCAAGTTTGAAGTGCAGATTGTGGCTCAGTTTGACAACCATAACTCCCAGGTGTGGCGTGTGAGCTGGAATATCACCAGCACCCTGCTGGCCTCCTCTGGGGATGATGGCTGTGTGCGCCTCTGGAAAG CTAACTACATGGACAACTGGAAGTGCACTGGCATCCTGAAGGGAGATGGCAGCCCGCTGACAAGTTCATCTGGTCAGCCTACAGCCATGAATACCGTGGTGGGCTCCTCTGTTCAGTCCTCCCAGAATTCCCTAAACGGGATGTCTGCAGGAAG gtatttctttcctcctctggACCCTCCCAGAGCGGGTATTGTGTATGGTCACCTGCTGCCTCCTTCCTCCCTAATAGAGCACTGTGATAGTGAGCCCATTCAGCCTCAGCAACAGGCTCTTCCCCACAGGCTCTCCTCCAGGGCACTGCTGCCCTTACCAGAAGCTGAAGGACaatga
- the seh1l gene encoding nucleoporin SEH1 isoform X2 gives MFVARSIAADHKDLIHDVSYDFHGRRMATCSSDQSVKVWDKSDKGEWHCTASWKTHSGSVWRVTWAHPEFGQVLASCSFDRTAAVWEEIVGESNDKQRGLSHWIKRTTLVDSRTSVTDVKFAPKHMGLMLTTCSADGVVRIYEAPDVMNLSQWSLQHEISCKLSCSCISWNPSSSRAHPPMFAVGSDDSNVAYGGKVQIYEYNENTRKYAKAETLMTVTDAVHDIAFAPNLGRSFHVLAIATKDVRIFKLVPMRKESTSTGPTKFEVQIVAQFDNHNSQVWRVSWNITSTLLASSGDDGCVRLWKANYMDNWKCTGILKGDGSPLTSSSGQPTAMNTVVGSSVQSSQNSLNGMSAGRIGKKAPFAPPLRHLTSPKIYQPPTYY, from the exons ATGTTTGTAGCGCGTAGCATCGCGGCAGATCATAAAGATCTAATTCACGACGTGTCGTATGATTTTCACGGCCGGAGGATGGCAACCTGCTCCAGCGACCAAAGCGTCAAG GTCTGGGACAAAAGTGACAAGGGAGAGTGGCACTGCACAGCCAGCTGGAAG ACGCACAGTGGATCGGTGTGGCGAGTGACCTGGGCACATCCAGAATTTGGGCAGGTTCTAGCTTCCTGCTCCTTTGACAGAACAGCTGCTGTCTGGGAGGAGATTGTAGGGGAATCCAATGACAAGCAGAGGGGACTGAGCCACTGG ATTAAGAGAACTACACTAGTGGACAGTAGAACTTCAGTGACTGATGTGAAGTTTGCCCCTAAACACATGGGTCTGATGCTGACCACCTGCTCTGCAGACGGGGTGGTGAGGATCTATGAGGCTCCCGATGTGATGAACCTGAGTCAGTGGTCCCTGCAGCATGAGATCTCCTGCAAGCTCAGTTGCAGCTGCATCTCTTGGAACCCCTCCAG CTCTCGCGCCCATCCTCCCATGTTTGCTGTGGGGAGTGACGACAGCAATGTAGCATACGGTGGGAAGGTTCAGATCTATGAGTACAATGAAAACACGCG GAAATATGCCAAAGCAGAGACGCTTATGACGGTCACTGATGCAGTCCATGATATTGCATTTGCTCCTAACCTGGGAAGATCTTTCCATGTGCTCGCCATTGCAACAAAAGATGTTCGAATATTTAAGCTTGTTCCTATGAG GAAGGAGAGCACGTCCACAGGACCCACCAAGTTTGAAGTGCAGATTGTGGCTCAGTTTGACAACCATAACTCCCAGGTGTGGCGTGTGAGCTGGAATATCACCAGCACCCTGCTGGCCTCCTCTGGGGATGATGGCTGTGTGCGCCTCTGGAAAG CTAACTACATGGACAACTGGAAGTGCACTGGCATCCTGAAGGGAGATGGCAGCCCGCTGACAAGTTCATCTGGTCAGCCTACAGCCATGAATACCGTGGTGGGCTCCTCTGTTCAGTCCTCCCAGAATTCCCTAAACGGGATGTCTGCAGGAAG GATTGGCAAGAAAGCTCCCTTTGCTCCTCCCCTGCGGCACCTGACCTCTCCAAAGATATACCAGCCACCCACATATTACTAA
- the LOC115794689 gene encoding tyrosine-protein phosphatase non-receptor type 2-like isoform X2 — translation MEQEFEDIDSSGRWQNLYNEIRNQASEYPYKVAKLPVNRNLNRYRDVSPYDHSRVKLENSENDYINASLVFVKEAQRAYILSQGPLRNTCGHFWLMIWEQSSKAVIMLNRVIEKGSEKCAQYWPTSEELQMSFTDTGFVVRLLSEEDQSHYTIRVLELENTKTGESREIYHFHYTTWPDFGVPESPASFLNFLFKVRESGSLGSEHGPSVVHCSAGIGRSGTFALVDTCLVLMDKRKNPSVDIQKVLLGMREYRMGLIQTPDQLRFSYMAVIEGARLIPMDNSVTQNKLRQLSRDDLEPDSPPPPPPPRPHLNDNKTNGPYQESEALSGDHGPAGEPDGQDHNMTENSVYVRKRHREERIASTAQRVQQIKQRLTESDRKREKWQYWRPILLNAGAGAGAVLAIGLLYWMYFQ, via the exons ATGGAGCAAGAATTTGAAGACATTGATTCGTCCGGGAGATGGCAAAACCTTTACAAT GAGATCCGCAACCAAGCCAGTGAATATCCCTACAAAGTGGCAAAGCTTCCAGTGAATCGGAATCTAAACCGCTACAGAGATGTCAGCCCAT ATGATCACAGCCGGGTAAAACTTGAAAACTCTGAAAATGACTACATCAATGCAAGTTTAGTCTTTGTGAAAGAGGCCCAAAGAGCGTACATTCTTTCTCAG GGCCCCTTGAGGAATACATGCGGCCATTTCTGGCTGATGATTTGGGAGCAGAGTTCCAAAGCTGTTATAATGCTTAACAGAGTGATTGAAAAAGGATCT GAAAAGTGTGCGCAGTACTGGCCTACCAGTGAGGAGCTACAGATGTCTTTCACAGACACAGGGTTTGTTGTGAGGCTGCTGTCAGAGGAGGACCAATCCCATTACACAATCCGAGTGCTCGAACTGGAAAACACAAAG ACAGGCGAGTCCAGGGAGATCTATCACTTTCACTACACCACGTGGCCTGACTTTGGTGTCCCAGAATCCCCTGCCTCCTTCCTCAACTTCCTCTTCAAGGTTCGGGAGTCCGGTTCACTGGGCTCCGAGCACGGGCCCTCAGTGGTGCACTGCAGCGCTGGGATTGGGCGTTCAGGGACCTTCGCCTTGGTGGATACCTGCCTGGTTTTG ATGGACAAGAGAAAAAACCCATCAGTGGACATACAAAAGGTGCTACTTGGCATGAGGGAATACCGCATGGGCCTGATCCAGACACCTGACCAGCTCCGCTTCTCATACATGGCTGTGATTGAGGGTGCCAGGCTCATCCCGATGGACAACTCAGTAACACAG AACAAGCTGAGACAGCTGTCCAGAGATGACTTGGAGCCAGATTCgccccctccaccacctccacctagACCTCACCTCAACGACAACAAGACCAACGGACCCTACCAGGAGTCAGAGGCCCTCTCAGGGGACCACGGGCCTGCAGGAGAGCCAGACGGCCAAGACCACAATATGACAGAAAACTCTGTGTA tgtCCGAAAGCGGCACCGCGAGGAGAGGATAGCCAGCACAGCACAGAGGGTCCAACAAATCAAACAGAGACTGACCGAGTCTGACAGGAAACGAGAGAAGTGGCAGTACTGGAGGCCCATCCTGCTCAACGCCGGCGCCGGCGCCGGGGCTGTCTTGGCCATAGGCCTGCTGTACTGGATGTATTTCCAGTGA